The Vicia villosa cultivar HV-30 ecotype Madison, WI unplaced genomic scaffold, Vvil1.0 ctg.001462F_1_1, whole genome shotgun sequence genome segment GGTTTCTACATTGGTGTTGTTGTCAATCCACTTTCACTTAAATAAAGGCACTTTAAAAGAAATATAGTCAATATTCAAAATCTCCTAAATGATCCCAAAGTACGCTCTAGATGGATTCAACCTCAaccataaccccactattttgcaTGGTGTTACAATCATCCTTTGATATTGTATATAATGAATATTTACCAATGTCGTACGCACTCCAAGTAAATTACATTAAACTTAGGCATACGTAACAATCATTAGGCAAAATTTTCCATCACAaactctttcatctgcatgccatttAATATTGTTTGTGTCACTAACATTAGCAAACAATCTCTTGAACCTTAGAATTATTGGTAGATGCCACATCACCTTGGCAGGAACACTCTGGCTAGTTACACTATCATCGTCATCAACACCATTGTTCTTCTACTTGTAGCGTGACTCCCCACACCTCGGGCCTTTCTTCAAGTTTTCAAACTCTTTTCCATATAAGATGCAATCATTACGACATGCATGTATTTTAACATAATCCAAGCCCATTGGGCAcaatatcttcttggcctcatAAGTACGATTCAACAACGTGTTACCTTCGAGAAGCATTTCTTTCAACAATTCAAGAAATTTAGTGAAACTTTTATCGTTCACTCACATCTTTCCTTAAGATTAAATAGGCTCAATAACATTTGCGTTTCTCTCAATGTACCTCTCCTGCCTATTCAGTATGTTGATCTAGCCTCATACACCTGAGTAATACTCGTGAAATTTCATGGATCTTTGTCTTTCAAAGCAGCAATTATGTACCTTGAAGCCATATTGTACTTCGTCTTATCATTCACAAACTTTCTTTCATGATCTTTTAGACGACCCAATATATTATAACCTTCCAAATCATTATCTAGTCTATGATTGTGCATCCCACTTCTAACCATGACCTTCCAACCGATACCACTTGGAACAAATCTCAGCCTAAACAGACATTTAACCTTCATACTAAAATGCGATTAGAGAAATTAGTGGTTTCATATGCatttcttcttttataatttcCTCCTCTTTCGCAACCCATCATGAATTTATCCTTCCTCCATCAGATTCCATTAGCAGAATACGAACGAACAGTAACAACAACAATACTGTGTTGTTTGCCAGTAGATTGTGCCCATGCTAAAACTTCTTTTCGGGAGTTAACAATCTGTCAATTGCAACGTATAATTATTAAACGTTATCAATTTCATAAATGACGGAAAACAATTATAActgtattattttaatatgaaATATACCGTATTTGTGGTGAAGAACTTCGTATAATCTGTACATGGGTCTATAGAAGAAGCTGTCGGCTCTGGACCACACAGATACAAAATTTCATTTGCAGACataccaagaatttcaagttaTTGGGAAATTTCCGGTATTACGAAAATTTGATATTTCCGGTTAAGTATGTATTGTCCCGAAAATTTTGTAActtttctaaatattttataatcGCCCTGGAAGTTTTGGAATTTCTAATAAAATACAATAGAAAATTTCCCAAACTCAAACAATTTATGATATGCCCTAATATTTGTACCGAAAATTTTGCTTTGCTCACCGAAAATTTGGATTTTTACCCAAcactaataataaattttttttaactagtataatttttttaaaaaaaatagtgtcAAAGACATCTAAAATATAGGAGAAGTTGTTGTTGtggaaatcacaaaaataccattttcttatcttagtctaaattaataatttgagggcaaaaaatatcttttgttgttttttccaactcacttttctcTTTCCAACtaacttttcacttttcactttttaactttcacttttcactttttattactttattactattatttctaataaattattaatcaaaatatttcaataaattattttttaataaaaagattattatgaccatattaaatgattgttaatttacatttaaaatagtatttaatttttaaaaattaactttagtaatagaatattaataacgaaaaaaatataatttgaaatgatttttattttaagatacaatattttttaagaaaataataataatttaagtttaaatttttttcatctacaatataagaaaagttgttgttttgaaaatcacaaaaatatcctTTTGTTagcttagtctaaattaataatctataatataagaaaagttgttgttttggaaatcacaaaaataccCTTTTGTTAGCttagtttaaattaataatttgaggacaaaatatattttttattggtttttttcagctcacttttcactttccaacttttcactttttcactttttattactttattattattattattattattattattattattttttataataaattataaatcaaaatattttaataaattattttttaataaaaagattatctataatataagaaaagttgttgttttgtaaatcacaaaaataccatTTTGTTagcttagtctaaattaataatttgaggacaaaatatgttttttattggtttttttcacctcacttttcacttttcactttccaactcacttttcacttttaattacttaattattattattattaataataataataataataataataataataataataataaattataaatcaaaatattttaataaattattttttaataaaaagattattatgatcattttaaatgactgttaatttacatttaaaatggtatttaatttttaaaaattaaatttagtaattgaatattaataacgaaAAAATATAGttggaaataatttttattttaagttacaatattttttaagaaaatgataataattttagtttaaaaaaattcaattaaaatgaatttaaaaatatacttgaaaaggtgtgttattggataaaatacaaatATGTGTtacttatcattaactttaatttatatgattcaaaatattattatattaatatatgtcatttatgaagtttatacaattaaaataatgtttgtacaattaaatattaaaaaaattatttgttattgatgtcatttcacaaatatatattatcaataaaaataagatatatatatatatatatatatatatatatatatatatatatatatatatatatatatatatatatatatatatatatatatatatatagggacgtatcaaatgagaactttggttattataaAAATGAGAACTTTTAAGTATACACGTACGGGAAAAAGTGTATTACTTATTCAATTGTAACAtactactattgatctaaataatatttgtatacaagaaaaaatctattattgatttaaatatttttatatacgaaaaatggtatttatgatccaaaaaagtATACGGAAAAagaatctattattgatataaatatttttatatacaaaaatttccaattgtttcagatatttttgtaaatgatacataaacataaataatatttgtatataagaaaaaataatatttatatataggaaaatttattaatgatataaaatatttttatataagaaaaatgatatttatgataaaaaaaatttatttaaaaaaatatacgcAAAAATAAccattattgatctaaataatatttatataaaaaaatttatgattaatttaaatatttttttattttttatttaaaataaatacattatataaataaatgtgtGTATCAAACTAGAATTGGTATGTATGCACGTGTTTGTTAgtagtttttagtttttgaaataaGAAATATAGAGAGGTGTAGTATGTGGGGTGGCAAGTAACTCGATTTTATGGGTGCAgataaaattctctaaatttacgAACCCATTCGGCCCGTTCTTTTTGCAGCGTCTTCGCTCTTTCATTTGAACCAAAACCGCTCTCACCGGAACTCAGGCACAGACACGGAGTACACCACCGCACACGCCGCCCCAAAACAGGTTCATTCTAATCTCCTTCACTCTCTAATTTTCGCCACCCAAAAACAACATTTCATCTTCCACTATCTTCCAATTTCACCACTCAATTTCACCCTAATTCCATTAACAACGATAACTGAACAATTCATATAAATgtaaccctaaccctaattttaCTTCAATTCAATAATTACACAATTTTATTATCCTAATTTTGTATGTGATTGAATATTGATCAAGAAATTGAGATGCTGGGAAGAGTGAGGAAGGTTTCAGGTCGTGGTGAACCAGTTGCAGCAAACTACGCATTCGGTCCTTCCGAAGACGATGTAATTATCAAACACAGGCTTCTTACCCGTACAACAACCACTCGAGGTGAACCTCCGTTGAAGAAGCTTCAAAAGAAGTTCACCTCGTTCGTCTCCGAGGTAGATAAAGACGAAGATAACTACAACGACTGTGAGAAGCTTGCTCGAGCTTTTTTGCAGGAGCTTACTACATTTGAGATTCCTCTTTTGAAGAGTAAAGCTATTGTCGAGGCTAATGTTAGGGAGAAGGATAATTTCAATGAGTTAAAAGATGAGATGAATCGCCAGATCTTGCAGGCGCAGGTTGATATTGAGGATCATAAGAAGAAATTGGAGGAGAGTAAGGTGGAGAGACGGCATAAAGAGGAGTGTGAGGCGATTAGGAAGTTGATTGCTTTGCAGCCGCCGAGATGTGAGACGCAGAAGGTTATAACTGAGTTGGAGAAGGAAATAGCGGCGTTGGATGCGGAGAATACTGCTGGTTCGAGATTGTTGGAGCTTCGGAAGAAGCAGTTTTCACTTTTGTTGCATGTGGTATGTGGTAGACTTTTAGTTTGCTTAATTGCTGTTGCTATTGCTTGTGTGATTTTTGGGTTATTTGCTTATTTGAAATTTGCAATGCAGGAATTTAATCGGCTGTTTATCGCTGCTTTATTGTCAGCTCTGTGTCTATTTGTTATGCGTAATTGTTTAGCTATTTctctttcgaaataatgtgctaATGTAGATACTTAGTTAGGAATACCACTTGAGAATAGAGAATATTATTGCAAAATCGTACACTATTTTAAAGTAGAGAGCATTATATTAGATATATCTTATTTAGGTTATGATTGAAATTGTAAGAGTATGGATGTGTGGTAAGATTGAGCATGATACAATtagaaatgacaatattagagagTGTTAGCACCTATTGTAaaaaagatggtggaaaataaACTTGGTAGTTTGGGCATGTAGAGAGAAGATTTGTAGAGTCTAtggtaaggagagtagatcagatgaagagaagtcaaacaactagaagtagaggaagacctagaaaGACTATAAGAGATTAGAGAAGCTATTAAGAAAGGTTtcgagattaacgatttggatagaaACATTTTcctggatagaacattatgacaaaagttgatccatgtagccgacctcacttagtgggataagacttggttgttgttgtattgAAATTGTAACAGTATGTCAATGAAACTTCTAATGTATATGAAAAGCTAAGAGTCTGTCTGGTTctggaaaatattttcttatttctcttttgttttcatcTAAAACATAACTCGGTCTAAAGAAACTCAACAGCCTTCCAAGTTCAACTGAAATCAACCATAAAAGAAAACATCAAATACTTAAAAACTAAGTTAGAAACTGCGCGCGTCTGCGTTTTTTTATTTGACTCAATTTGCATATGAATTCTCTGAATCAAAGAAGCAAGGATGAAGTAACAAAGAATTGTAAATACAATATATAGCAGAATGCAGCCTGCACTATGAATGCCCTGTTAAATCAAGTTGAGAATGGCAGAGTGCTGCCTTAGTTATGAATACCAGTTGAGAAGGGATTTTGGACAGTTGTTGTAGACTGAAAGATTTGAAATGCAATTTGGAAGAGGGGGTAATTTTAACTTACAAAGCAGTATTTTGGTTATTTGATTGTGATCTGCATTTACCTTTCTGAATCATCTTAAAATTTTTTTAGATTATTAAAACTGGTGATTGGGCTGAAAATTGTCAAACCAAGTAATCATATGAATAACATTCATAGGTCTGGAATACTGGAATAGAGAAGTTATGACTTGTGACCTTTTAGTATATTGTCTGAAATGGTTAAGCAACTTACAAGGTTCTTGTCAAATTCTATAATATATGCTGACCGTAAAATGCATCCTTTAGTTATTTCGCTTTGAAGTCTTTTTTACTTAGGACATGAGGGTGAATGATATTGATGTCTTAGCTCCCTAATTTTGCTTGATGATAAATCGTGGACATGTGTTTTTCTCCAATGGTAATAACCATATGTGTAATTCAGTCATTCTTAATCAATATTCAGTAATTTCCGGTTTccgttttatttatttgtttattatagCATGCATACCTTTGTTGGAACTtggaagaacaaattgaaaattttgaatttattgaGTTCCTTTTCTTCAAGAATTTCACAATATGTTATATATTTTCTATGTATCTTTTACTTTTCGTGTCTCATAAACTTAGTCTTCCTTTGTTTTCTGTTTTTTCATTTGCTATGTTATGAACTGGGAATATCACGATGCCAAATTCTTAACCGGCGGCGTCCCATATTCTAATATTTTTGTCAATGTAAACATTGATGTCAATATTTAATCTCCTTGATATTCTTGCAGGTGGACGAGTTGCAGAATACTATAGAGGAAGACCAAAAGAGTCTAATGGAGGAGATGAGAATAGCAACCGAGGAGCTTAAGAATGGGATAGAGGACACAAGTGGCGGGTCGGAAGCAATGGCAGTTGATCATTAACTAAATAGAAAGTCTCACTGTTGTAGCATCTCTTACTCACACTTCATTGAATTCTTGGTGTTTTTCTACCTGTGGTTAGGAACCATATGTAAATGAAATGTCAATGTTATTGTGATAGTCCTTAGAACTTTGTAACATTTGCATTTTGATTGgagttttttatgaaattttgtaGTACAATATATTCAACATTGTTGTGtctttttcacttcttttttttctttcttttgatcattttTCGCCCAAAAGGATCTAGTTTTTGATTGCGtgtatataaaaaacaaaaccaTTCAGGAGTGAGATATCTACTATCTACCATATACTAAACAATTGACCAAAGAGACAAAAAATAccctttcataaaaataaataataaataatctaccatataaatataaataataaataataaataataaataatctaCCATATACTAAACAATTGACCAAAGAGACAAAAATAccctttcataaaaataaatttgcACTGCAATTTGGACATGaaagtaattaacaaattaagcTGCAATTTGGACATGaaagtaattaacaaattaagcACTACTTTTTTCAACTCTCCTCAAAGAATGTTACACCTGTTCATTTTTCATTGGtccaatttaaaattcaaatcctTGGAACAATCTATTACCCGAAACATTTCTGATTCAATCTCTCTTTCTCCCTCTTTATCGTCTAGCCATTTCCCCCTCTATGTTCTCtctttcaaaaccctaaattaccGCTGCCGCTATCGCCATATCTCCACCACCGTGTACATCCAGTTCACCGTTCATCTTCTCAGGTTCACGTTTTTATACCAGACTGCACAGATATGATGGTTAGGGTTTCATTATCCATGGTAAgtgtttgtttctttttatttatgattttaatttttttcttcacaaATCTGATTGGAAAAGTGTCTGAAAAACTTGAAAGATCTACTATCGACATTGGAGAAACAATTAATACACTAACTTGAAAGATCTTCTATACTCCATGGTTTTCAAGTGTTTTTTTCTTTGTTACAAACTACTGGTTTGGAAATGGAATTTCTGTTTTTCCAAGGAGATCTGTTGATATTGCAAAGTTATTAGAGGATAATATCCTTCTTTTAAGTGGTTATTGAACTTTAGTGGTGCTATAAAGTATATTAATTGACATTTCTTTGTAATTTTGACTAACTTTATTCTATGTCTCACCTCACTTGTCTCTCTTAACAAAAAATTACAGTTGCATTTGATCCACAAATGAGTAAGCATGATGGTCGTGTTTCTATTTCAGTTGTGTTACGTTGTTCCTGTAATTACTAGAGAGGAGAAGATGGAAAAGCTTAAGACAATTGATAGTGTCTTCTTTGAATTATAGGCAAACATGTAAATCACTTTGTTACATCAAGGTACACTCTGACTATAATTTAATTACATCAAAGaagaaatttaagaaaaagaCTTAGTTTTGTAAAATCATACAAGTCATCTTCATTGTTTCAGATACCAATTCTTTTAGAATCATCAACCTATGAGGTTTCGTCGAAGCTTTGTAGTCTGAATAATCTTGAATAAAGTCCTCATCCACTGCTATTAGAGTTGAGTGGGAGTCCGTCTCTACAATTCTACCTTTTTCCATGACGATTATGGTATCCGAGTTTTTGACTGTGATTCGTGATTCATGAAGATATTAAATATACGGGAAATACTTGATTTGATTTGTTAATGGTTATTTGAAGTTGGATCTTTGGGCTTTATCTATTGTGTGTTATTTTCCATTACTAATTTCTTGACGAGATATGCGATGACAATAATTTTCACTTGATAGGCTCCAGCAAATTATGGGCTCATGCCGTACCGCATGCCGCCAATGCTGAATCAAGCTGGTTACCTCAATATGATGGACAGATTAAACAAATGCACTCTAACAAGGCTCTCGCTGACACTTTTAAGAATGTTGTAGAGCCACGTCTTTATTTTCTAATCCATAATTTTATATATGTTGATGTGAACTGTTTTAACTAAATGTTTATGATCATGTTATTTTTCCTTCAGATTTCTGGCCATGTCAAGAATTATATGATTCGAATCCTGTAGCGGTGCCATTAGATGATCATATACATAGTGAACCTTCCCCTTGACGGTATTGAAGATTTGGTCCATGAATTAAACAAAGGTAACATGATAGTTCTTTCTATCTTTTAAGGGAGTATGTGATGTATGATGATAGTTTTTGAATGTTTCTTATACTAATTGATATCTGTTATTGAATTGTTCAGTCATGGTATCATTCTGTTTCTGAGAGTAATGTTATCAATATCTCCTGTAATTTTATTGTGGACTCAATCTCAATTGATAAGATGTAGCTTTTTAATTGTGGAACGAGTATGTATTGATTTCAACTTCTCACAAAACAGAAAAGAAAACTTTGATCAACCCATTTTGTAAGGAAGTTCAATACAAAATCAGCATAACTCATGATCTTGGTAGAGTAGTGTGTCTCCTTTATAAAACTTCACAAGTAGAAATAAAGTACTTTGCGAATTAGAATAGCTCAGCAATTTCTAACTTAAATTCATCATTTACTTATGTGTGTCTTCATTTACATTACgttatacaacaacaaaaaatcctATCTAGGAAGTATCTAATTACTTTAAGAAACTATTTATTTGTCGAGAAGTTTCATCATGAAGTTTAACTTAGCATCTGGTGATGTCTTTGGTTGAGGCCAGTTAGCTCCTTCTAGAACCTTTATAGACTTGAAACTTTGTCCTTGGTATATAACTTTTGGAACCTTTGAGATTTGAAACTTTGTCTAATAAGTAAGTTTAGTTTCTActcttttttttacatatttatcATTCTGTGGCATAGAGTTTTGGTGGAGAAATAAATGCATGCATTACACCTAGACTTTATCCCATATCAGTTATCAATTATAAAGTGTTAATTTATGTTTTCAATATTGAAATTACTGATATCAAAGATGACAGGTTGGAGTTCTTGGAGCATGAAGAAAGCACAgttaaatgaaaaattataaaCAAGAAATTAGGAGTGAAATAATAGAGTTCAAATTGTGAAAGTTTATTTTGAGTTCTTTCATCAATGTCTTGAAATATCactatatgatattatgtaaaGAAAATTAACTGGCATGTCATTTTGATTACAAAAAcaggaaaaataaatatttgttgtgATATTGTATATATGACTGTCAGCGAgaacttttctatttttttttctttcttttgaagcTATAACATATTTTTAAAGCCTGTTTTATCTATACTGTTTAGGTAAACAAATTTCATTGTGTATGATAGACTTATGAATTTACTGTGATAAATACTTATATATGATGTTGTAGAATCTAAACAAAGAATCTATTTTAGAACATAAAACtaataaagaaaaaacaaattacATTTCTTTAGAGAATTATCTAGCATGTATGATATTATAGAATGACTAAACAACGCAAGACTTAGAAAGAAAAACCCAATAACATTTTATTGGAGAATTATCTCTCTTTTTTACTCTAACTCCGACAGACTGTGAATACGTTTTTCATGAATACGTTTTTCatatgtttataaaaataaattttaataaatttattaatttatttatcttacgggtcactatcaatgaaatatttattttagtttaattaattattatcttaatttaagagacaaaatttttatttttaaatattattttaattaatcattatcTCATGTCTTTCAATGTTCATATGTGACTATACCTTTAATGATTTTTCTCAAATTTATTTACTCTTTAACTTATAGTGACCCATATCcatttcttttaattgttgttggaccgtcaattatttaattcaatattattttaacttagaatctaatttttatactaatattttattagtaaaacattttttaaagggttaattttcattttatatatacaATTTGGTTATActtctttacttcacatttttcgtatCGTTCAAAAAATACTTCACTATAAATAATGCACCCGGGCGAcaacacgggtctctgactagtaagAATTTTAAAAGCAAAATAATTTGATGGTTTCAGTTTCTGGGTGGAGAGGAAAGTATCAGTATTTATTGGGGATGATCCAAAATCAAGTATTAGTTTCTATCAATTAAAAATACTCTCTCTATTATTTATcataaacaattttatttttaaatttattaaataattgataTATCTGATCTATTTATAACatagatatattaattataaaatatatatagtaGTTATCCgatgaatttaaaatattaaaatttatttataaaaagaatAAAGAGAGTATATTTTTACTTACAAAATATGCACCCTTTTTGATATTAATGAATTGATTCTgatttctctcctatttttgaaaatcacacaataattttcttattttttgtttGCAATAACGAGTTTTAATTttgaaacattttgttttttgttttgtgatTAACATCAGACATGTTgacatgataaaaaatatttttatttattaaaaattttttaataaataaaataaataataaataattttacattgtTATTTAATAGAAAGTcaacaaattaatttaaactttTAATTCATCACTTCTTTTCTCTTAAAAAATAGGATAAATAAATGAGAGAATAACAGattcatcaattttttttattattgatatatttaaattatcattaatgtaatatttaaaaatgtgagatttatttttattttgggaAGGAGGAGTAAAAATTGACTGAACTTACTTACAAGTTGAAGTTACAAAGCACAACtctagatttttttatttttttttgataagccaCAACTCTACAAATAAACAGCACT includes the following:
- the LOC131635285 gene encoding THO complex subunit 7A-like; protein product: MLGRVRKVSGRGEPVAANYAFGPSEDDVIIKHRLLTRTTTTRGEPPLKKLQKKFTSFVSEVDKDEDNYNDCEKLARAFLQELTTFEIPLLKSKAIVEANVREKDNFNELKDEMNRQILQAQVDIEDHKKKLEESKVERRHKEECEAIRKLIALQPPRCETQKVITELEKEIAALDAENTAGSRLLELRKKQFSLLLHVVDELQNTIEEDQKSLMEEMRIATEELKNGIEDTSGGSEAMAVDH